In Pyricularia oryzae 70-15 chromosome 2, whole genome shotgun sequence, one genomic interval encodes:
- a CDS encoding ubiquitin-conjugating enzyme E2Z — protein MADQSIIRITKELSEIQKNSDLSLAVACRDVDVRNVKALIIGPHETPYEFGFFEFMFRFPKDYPRKSPSVTAVTTNSGRTRFNPNIYAGGKVCLSILGTWRGERGEEWSAAQGLESILISIQSLMSSNPYENEPGFEDANEASDKKNQARYIQKIRHETLRISVIQRMEEYLGIQADGTLQPPPQVEPEDYDLIDSDTVEDVPFEPFKDLCKRRFLWYYDSYLQSIQKAKAENKDGQAFTRMPFEGHNNSMEGKFNYSDLERRLQNIKTALETEVSGWAEEGLTPKAKDSTVAVMLGRQYEQVVEYFKRNDIMHNLELENKNPFVWVLTYFGRPMTNLDGGLFRVTFRISPRYPDEQPRVKCETRLFHHRIAMDGTICYTVPMSRREDIKSHIEAVIEALEEEEPAYDPRTLVNPEAHKLYWGTADDRKMYNRRLRRTVQQSMEEF, from the exons ATGGCCGACCAAAGCATCATTCGCATCACCAAG GAGTTGAGCGAGATCCAAAAGAACTCGGATCTTT CCCTCGCCGTCGCATGCCGTGATGTTGACGTACGGAACGTTAAGGCACTTATTATCGGTCCTCATGAGACACCATACGAGTTTGGATTCTTCGAG TTTATGTTCCGGTTTCCCAAGG ATTATCCTAGGAAGTCTCCTTCGGTGACCGCCGTCACCACGAACAGCGGTCGAACTCGATTCAACCCAAACATATATGCCGGCGGCAAGGTCTGCCT CTCAATTCTTGG AACATGGCGTGGTGAACGCGGCGAGGAATGGTCGGCTGCACAAGGCCTCGAATCGATCCTCATCTCCATCCAGAGTCTGATGTCATCAAACCCCTACGAGAATGAGCCAGGTTTCGAGGATGCCAATGAAGCTTCTGACAAGAAGAACCAGGCGCGTTACATTCAAAAG ATTCGACACGAAACACTTCGAATTAGTGTCATTCAGAGGATGGAGGAGTACCTTGGGATCCAGGCAGACGGAACTCTACAACCACCGCCACAGGTCGAGCCAGAAGACTATGATCTTATTGACTCGGACACTGTTGAAGACGTACCGTTTGAACCGTTTAAGGATCTTTGCAAACGTCGCTTCCTATGGTACTACGACTCGTACCTCCAAAGCATCCAGAAGGCAAAGGCGGAGAACAAGGATGGACAGGCTTTCACCAGAATGCCCTTCGAAGGCCACAACAACAGCATGGAGGGCAAATTCAACTACTCGGATTTGGAACGCCGGCTGCAAAACATCAAGACGGCTCTGGAGACGGAGGTCAGCGGATGGGCAGAGGAGGGCTTGACACCAAAAGCCAAGGACTCGACGGTGGCCGTGATGCTCGGGCGGCAATACGAGCAAGTGGTCGAGTACTTTAAGCGCAACGACATTATGCACAACCTTGAGCTTGAGAACAAGAACCCCTTTGTCTGGGTGCTGACTTACTTTGGCCGGCCGATGACGAACCTGGATGGAGGTCTGTTCCGCGTCACATTCAGAATCAGCCCACGATATCCCGACGAGCAGCCTCGCGTCAAGTGCGAAACCCGTCTCTTTCACCACAGAATCGCGATGGACGGAACAATCTGTTATACTGTGCCAATGTCCCGTAGGGAGGACATCAAGTCGCACATTGAAGCCGTCATTGAGGCattggaggaagaggagccaGCTTACGACCCCAGGACACTGGTCAACCCAGAAGCACACAAACTGTATTGGGGCACAGCGGATGACCGAAAGATGTACAACCGACGACTTCGCAGGACGGTTCAGCAATCGATGGA GGAATTTTGA
- a CDS encoding urea active transporter produces MAGGGGAASGAISPPLSQAYGYGIVVGLGFLFCFLMIFLTWVLKRYNNESQTSEMFNTAGRTVKSGLVASAVVSSWTWAATLLQSSGVAYRYGVSGPFWYASGATVQIILFATLAIELKKRAPNAHTVLEVIRARYGRVTHCVYICFCLFTNILVTLMLIVGGSAVMTSLTGMSTEGACFLIPLSVVIYTTFGGIKATFLSDYVHTVIVNVIIIIFAFTAYSTGSKLGSPSVVYDRLVAAAASHPVDGNAQGSYLTMQSREGIVFFVINIVGNFGTVFMDNGYYNKAIAASPVHALPGYIIGGLAWFAIPWLCATTMGLSALALEGSPAFPTFPDRMLPADVTAGLVLPYAAVALLGQSGAICTLIMIFMAVASAFSSQLISVSSIVTYDIYQTYINPSAKGKNLIAVSHVSVCAYGIIMAGFSVGLHHAGISMGWLYLWMGVMISAAVIPATLTLFWKRQNKFAAAGAPILGLICALVAWTVTCAREFDGVLSIENLGSNSPMLAGNVVALLSPLVFVPVLTFAFGADDYNWASMAAIEQADDDKTSGTEGGELESGNDRPAFAVVAPEQDMAKLHRASRIAKWLTCLMSISFLVLWPMPMYGSGYVFSKPFFTGWVTVGMIWIFASTAAVGVFPLWEGRYSILRVAKGMLGMKTKSSGSDEPIEGVVAYESKADSEEKKRED; encoded by the exons AtggcaggcggcggcggtgcagcCTCTGGCGCTATCTCTCCGCCTTTGAGCCAGGCCTATGGCTACGGTATTGTTGTTGGCCTTGGgttcttgttttgtttcttgatGATTTTCTTGACTTGGGTTTTGAAGAG ATACAACAATGAGTCTCAAACCTCAGAAATGTTCAACACCGCCGGCAGGACCGTCAAGTCCGGCCTGGTTGCCTCGGCAGTCGTCTCTTCCTGGACATGGGCCGCCACGTTGCTGCAGTCTTCTGGCGTGGCCTACCGATATGGCGTGTCTGGTCCTTTCTGG TACGCTTCAGGAGCTACTGTTCAGATCATTCTATTTGCAACACTTGCCATTGAACTGAAGAAGCGAGCTCCCAACGCACATACCGTACTCGAGGTTATTCGTGCCCGATATG GCCGAGTTACTCATTGCGTCTACATCTGCTTCTGTCTGTTTACCAACATCCTGGTCACTTTGATGCTCATCGTAGGCGGCTCGGCCGTGATGACATCTCTCACTGGAATGTCTACCGAGGGTGCTTGTTTCTTAATTCCCCTAAGTGTAGTCATCTACACCACGTTTGGCGG AATCAAAGCCACATTCCTCAGCGACTACGTCCACACCGTCATCGTCAATGTTATCATCATCATATTTGCGTTTACTGCTTATTCGACCGGAAGCAAATTGGGATCCCCCTCGGTGGTGTACGATCGCCTCGTAGCCGCAGCAGCTTCACACCCCGTGGATGGAAATGCCCAAGGTTCTTACCTGACCATGCAGTCGCGAGAGGGGATTGTCTTTTTCGTCATAAACATTGTAGGAAACTTTGGAACCGTCTTCATGGACAATG GATACTATAACAAGGCCATTGCGGCTTCTCCCGTCCACGCCCTTCCAGGATACATCATCGGCGGCCTGGCTTGGTTCGCAATCCCGTGGCTTTGTGCTACCACAATGGGACTCTCCGCCCTGGCTCTCGAGGGCAGCCCGGCGTTCCCAACCTTCCCCGACCGAATGTTGCCTGCCGACGTCACGGCGGGTCTGGTTCTGCCTTATGCTGCTGTTGCGCTCCTTGGCCAGTCGGGCGCCATTTGCACACTGATCATGATCTTCA TGGCCGTGGCCTCGGCTTTCTCGTCCCAGCTGATTTCGGTCTCTTCCATCGTCACATACGATATTTACCa AACATACATCAACCCATCTGCAAAGGGCAAGAACCTTATTGCAGTCTCACACGTTAGTGTCTGCGCCTACGGTATTATCATGGCCGGTTTCTCGGTTGGCCTTCACCATGCCGGTATTTCTATGGGATGGCTCTAT CTTTGGATGGGCGTCATGATCAGCGCTGCCGTCATCCCAGCCACCCTGACGCTCTTCTGGAAGCGTCAGAACAAGTTCGCCGCTGCGGGCGCTCCCATCCTCGGCCTCATCTGCGCCCTCGTGGCGTGGACTGTCACATGCGCGCGCGAGTTCGACGGCGTGCTCTCCATCGAGAACCTAGGGTCCAACAGCCCCATGTTGGCCGGCAACGTGGTCGCCCTGCTGAGCCCTCTCGTCTTCGTGCCGGTACTCACTTTTGCATTCGGCGCTGACGACTACAATTGGGCGTCCATGGCCGCGATCGAacaggccgacgacgatAAGACCTCGGGTACCGAGGGCGGCGAGCTCGAGAGCGGCAACGATCGCCCTGCCTTTGCCGTCGTGGCGCCCGAGCAGGACATGGCCAAGCTGCACAGGGCGTCACGTATCGCAAAGTGGCTCACCTGCCTGATGTCCATTTCGTTCCTGGTCCTATGGCCCATGCCCATGTACGGGTCGGGCTACGTCTTCTCCAAGCCCTTCTTCACCGGGTGGGTCACGGTCGGCATGATCTGGATCTTTGCCAGCACGGCTGCAGTCGGCGTGTTCCCGCTCTGGGAGGGTCGCTACAGCATCCTGCGCGTTGCCAAGGGTATGCTGGGCATGAAGACCAAGAGCAGCGGTTCGGACGAGCCTATCGAGGGTGTGGTTGCGTACGAGTCAAAGGCGGACtcggaagaaaagaagcggGAAGACTAG
- a CDS encoding replication factor C subunit 2, whose translation MASFFDLKARKQAAANGATTAKQEKQNPENTRTQPWVEKYRPKTLSDVTAQDHTVTVLQRTLQASNLPHMLFYGPPGTGKTSTVLALAKELFGPELMKSRVLELNASDERGISIVREKVKDFARMQLTNPPPGYKSKYPCPPFKIIILDEADSMTQDAQSALRRTMETYSKITRFCLICNYVTRIIDPLASRCSKFRFKSLDQENARSRLEDIAAKEGVALEDGAVDALIKCSEGDLRKAITFLQSAARLVGAVGAAGAGQEDKMDVDSRPVTVRIIEDIAGVIPGKTIDALVEAIRPRGAALTYQAVSKVVEDMVADGWSATQVVGQLYQAIVYDEGIPNIQKNEIVMVFSEVDKRLVDGSDEHLSILDLCLRISVIMSGRKQ comes from the exons ATGGCAAGCTTTTTTGATCTCAAGGCGCGAAAACAGGCAGCCGCAAATGGTGCAACCACAGCAAAGCAAGAAAAACAGAATCCAGAGAACACAAGGACACAACCATGGGTCGAAAAATA CCGTCCGAAAACACTGAGCGATGTCACAGCCCAAGACCACACCGTAACGGTGCTTCAGCGCACCCTACAGGCATCTAAC CTCCCACACATGCTCTTCTACGGCCCTCCCGGCACGGGTAAGACCTCGACCGTCCTCGCGCTGGCCAAGGAGCTTTTCGGCCCGGAACTCATGAAGTCGCGCGTGCTGGAGCTCAACGCCTCGGACGAACGTGGCATCTCCATCGTGCGAGAAAAGGTCAAAGACTTTGCCCGCATGCAGCTCACCAACCCCCCGCCCGGCTACAAGTCGAAGTACCCATGCCCGCCCTTCAAGATTATCATcctcgacgaggccgacTCCATGACCCAGGACGCGCAGAGCGCTCTGCGAAGGACCATGGAGACTTACAGCAAGATCACGCGGTTCTGTCTGATCTGCAACTACGTCACTCGcatcatcgatcccctggcATCCAGGTGCAGCAAATTTCGCTTCAAGAGCCTGGACCAGGAGAATGCTAGGAGTAGGCTGGAGGATATTGCTGCCAAGGAAGGGGTTGCTTTGGAAGATGGGGCTGTTGATGCGCTGATAAAATGTAGCGAGGGTGATTTGAGAAAGGCGATCACTTTCCTGCAGAGTGCAGCCAGGCTGGTTGGTGCTGTGGGTGCTGCCGGGGCAGGTCAAGAGGACAAGATGGACGTCGACTCGAGGCCAGTGACGGTGAGAATCATCGAGGACATTGCCGGCGTCATCCCCGGCAAGACCATTGATGCGCTGGTCGAGGCCATTCGCCCACGAGGTGCCGCTTTGACCTACCAGGCTGTCTCTAAGGTTGTAGAGGATATGGTGGCGGATGGCTGGAGCGCCACGCAAGTTGTTGGCCAG CTCTACCAAGCTATTGTGTACGACGAGGGAATTCCAAACATCCAAAAGAACGAGATCGTCATGGTTTTCTCAGAAGTCGACAAGCGTTTGGTTGATGGTTCCGATGAGCATCTCTCCATACTAGATTTGTGCTTGAGGATATCAGTCATCATGTCTGGAAGGAAACAATGA